aaaatcattattattaaaaaaaaatttactctCTCCAAAATCGTTTATAACAATTgatggtatatatataagtccATGCCCTATACTGACTTTTCTACTTTCCACACATATCGCTGGGACCTGAGGAACGTTTAAATACCTTATCATGATGTTGTCATCTTTCCTTTGTAAACCTGATACGTTCACAGTAGTGGAAATAACAGCAGAAGTAGCCGTGTAACTATATGTAGCAACTGCATTTGGACTTGTATTGCACTCTTTGGGAAAAGAAACTTCCCCTTTTTCGCTAAACATTACTTTCTTGTGTGATGTGTTGCAACAAATTAGTAGAGGAATGAGCTCACTATAATTCATCAAAATATTACTTGTGTTAATATCAAAATGGACTATCCCTCTTTTATGTATGCTCATAATCTGTTCAACAATTtgattgaaaatttttaaaacaagaAGTGCGTATTGCAAATCAATTATTCTCATATgggtaatttttttcattacatgGTAGTAAAAAGTTATactcttatttttatataattgttttttcttttcacaAAAAgcatgattttttttttttttttttttttttatggttaatttttgaagtattttccttcttcttaaatgtaaattggatgttttattttcctttttgctAGGAGGTGAAGGAAATTCTtcgtttttaattatttctctTTGCTCTAAATAATTAGAATGTAAGTTGTTAATATACTGTTTTAAATTGCAATCATAATATTTCATCAGAATATAATACGTAAAATAATTCCTGTTGTCATCATTTTTTACCACGCCATATTCGTACACTTGACATATTCTGCTATTTACATATTGAAATTTGAGGAgacattttatttcattaaaaatgtttttaaaaatataattttcattaacatccttttttatacttattaaTTTCATAATAAACGGTTGGTCACTAAAAACGGAATAAGagcacatatatatcttGCCATTACCGTCttcattaattttctttAGAAACTTAAGATGTGTtaagttttttattatggATATGTTGTACAATATTTGAAGCTGCTCGTTATTTTGTGTAAGTCTGACTGCTCTGTGCACCATTTCGTTAACCCTTTTACGGTTACCATTACCgcttttttttccattgcAGTTACTCTTCCAGCTACCCTTGCAACTACTCTTTCCGCTATTCAGGTATGACTGCAGAATGTTCATAATAGGCAGATGTTCCGAATTAACTAACCTATGGAAagagaataatttatttaatattttcaaaaagttttttagatgtagtatttttattttgttattttttgtaaatatttttctctcaatatacttattaacttttttgtaatcatcataaaaattctcattaaagtaaaaattgtttaggtcctttttgttatatgatattattaatgaGAAAATCAAAAGGATTGTCCATTTCATAATGGACGGactttcattatatttattaacaaatttaCTCTCATGCTTATTTTTAACATGTGACACTATCATTGAATCAGgataattgttttttcctCCCAAGCTATTACTACAATACgcactatttttattacacttggatatgcgtatatatccTTCGCTCATTGTATACTTCTTATGACtccttaaatttttatttttccagtAATAACATTTTGACGAAGATGATTTGCTTCTTTCTTCTCTAAGGGAGTGTGATCTACAACTACCTATCGATTGATGGTCTAAACGATTTGAAGAAGACGAATGAAAAGATGGTTCAACAAAACGACTCGTGGAAAAAACCTTTGTGTTATTTTCTACTGAGAATTTTGATGAATTGAAAATACGATTTAATGATATCTGGGGAATgaaaacattttttgtattacttTTTCTACATTCTTCCTTGCTACTACTATTTAATGAGTAATGGAAATTGTCTAAGaattgttttttcctttttcctttattttttcccttctttGCTCCTTTTCCATAAGGAAGTTGTTTACCATTCAAGggaaatatattacttaGGTTTCCAATACTAGTGTGATGAAACTTCCTTCCTCCTAATGTAGAATTATCTGTATAATTCAGCAAGTGCtccaaaatttttattttataaaagtaaaactgcaaagcaaaatttttttgctcAGATAttaggaaaaatattttcaaaaatatcttcataaattttgtagctctttttgattttttcaaatatgaCAACATGACGTAAAGTAGGAAGATCCTGTTCGttatttgtacataaaaCTCATGTCTGTGCTGcggtaaatttttttttccaaaaattttACCCCaactactgctactgctacAATCATTACCACTGTCTCTTTTCAAGGTTTCCCCGTTCGACGTATAGAAGTAATTTACGAAGGTATGCTTCTTCTTCTTGGTAACATTAGTTTCCCTTATCATATGTACAATTtcgatatatattttatagtatttataaaataaaatccttttttcccccttactgttataaataatagtataaataatattttctgctgtttttataaaattggtATGGTCTCCTTCCATACTgtatttatcattatttaacattaaaaatttctCAAAACAGTataggaatttttttttaaaaaacatatatataatttgataCTCAATTTGCGTAAATAagttttccattttttgttcatacattctatattttgtatgtttattatttttaaaagttaactcaattttttcattttgtgaATATCTTATATTAATACCCCTTAATAgggttaataaaaaatcaatTAAAATACGCCCTATATAGTTTATCCATCTACTGTTGTGGAAAAATAAACTTAGACGAATCCAATCCTTATTCAAGGTTTTTACAACTGTATCAATAAGAGATATGAATGTACAACTCCTGTATAACCTACTTCTAATTTTTCTCCTACTCGTCATgccttttaataaaaagaaaatatttcctCTGCTGTTgataagaatattattttctgtttttttccttttcctaaTTCTTAGAATTCCATATGTGTTACTcactataattttaaataatatgtatcTTTTCTTAGCATCTtccttatattttgttaatccACTTAACAGTAACTGTACGTACGTTATAAATActtgaataaataaatatataaatgaaaaacacATTTGGTGGAATAATTTATCATCTATTCCTGATACGTGTACACATGTTGATGCCTttctatcattattattcctCTGAATGAAGGTAAAATTATCATCTCTTTTTTGCACAAAAACGTTTTCCCTGTATAACAAACCACTGCTAATGTCCCGACAAGAATAAAGCTTATGATGACTGAAGAAGCCTAAAACGTTCACAAAGAACTGTTTATAGGtagttataaaattttttaaaattagtaagtattttataattttctcgAAATTTTCAATTTCTATCATTAATACAGTaatatacttaatatttGAGCAAAAAGTTATAATAAGATTTTTCTTCCTTATAAGACGAAGTATTACATCGATTAAGCAGTGGTACctcttttcatattttgtcATCTTCCTATTTACAGTTCTTAGTACCCTTTTCTTACTTAACATAAAGTTACATGGTTTGGAAAGACCCTTTTTCTTACTTGTTATTAccgtattaaaaataaatttgtttctaagtaatgataaatatttttcatctatattaaatatgaaatagATATACGTATGAtgtctaaaaataaaattaataaaaatattttttaactttttatcaTAACTATCGTAAATAGCGTAACTACTATGTTTAGTACGaagttcattttttctaaaaatatggaaaattttCCTCTTTACATAATTGCACTTTTTTAGAAcagaataatttattttatataaacttaatatacttttttcaaaattagaAGGGGAAAATAACACCTTATAATTTgttctatttaaaaaatatcgaCTTTTCTTGCCCACTTTGTATATTAAATTGTTAGTTCGTTTGTGAGGGTATAATTTAGAGTACTTTTTAGAAGGAACACAAGACAGAATTTTTcgtaatttctttttttttctactcaAAATAGTTCTTAGTGAAATGctacaaaatttatttaacgAGTATCCGCTTATATCATGATTATCCTCATAACATTTATCATTGTCACTATTTAATGGAGTACAtcttatctctttttttgtaCCCCCTCCTATTGTTCCTTCCCCCGCTTCTTTTTCCGCACTGTAATTTTTCATCACACGAGAACTAGTATGTACAATATTGTCccaatttttcaaaaaaatatacgaataaattatttgaatttatttttcaaaaactcttttcctttttgaatatagaatcttcaaatatattcaaaatacaACGATAATTTCTTTCTCTCTTGCATACATTCTTAGtgataatttcatttttgtattcatttattaagaAAAGGATGGGCTcatgaaatattttacattttacatGAAGCTCTTTTCTATAATTATTGCTATTtagaagaatatttttatttattatataataaccACTGATATTACTCAGTGGTGACATTGCAGTATTGTCTTTACTGAATAATTTGGCAAAggaatttaaaatttttgaaatttctTTCTCTCTTTTAtgctttaaaatttttttttttaaataattcgaggggttatattttaaaagactTAAAATAAGTGAAAAGTTGTAAACGAAACATTTATTTCAATTAATGGagaatacatttttattatatagacTAAAAAGGTATGTAATACTTATGCCATCTTTTGAAAGTTgtctaaaattttttttttttttttgtttatatatacattaaaacgttttaaaatattgaaaaattattttttttctttggaACATAGTAGttattcctatttttatatgcctcacaattattgttattatggTTACAAAGGTTATGATCATTGTTCCTTCTGATAAATGTGTAAAAACTGCATTGTGAGCACAATTTAcgcttaaaaataaaacacaactgtctataaataatacgataaatgtttattaaaaaattttttattaatatatatttaacaagcCCTTTTTGAAGGTATATAGTAACGATTAAACagactttttatatatacatatgtccTCTTCTTATAATTTCGTGTGCACAAATTTTTACTTACAAACAGATGAAggttatgcatatatttaacgatatgcatatttaaaaagggcGTAATAACTTTtccaatattatttttattcttatgaataatcctatatataatactaatTATAAGTACGTGCTTGTTAGCACTTTTAAGCTTTTTCGcctttttttgaatattttgttttaaaaagaaatttaccCTTTTGCCTAAGCAGTATAAATCATTACGTCTTATTCTTTTgttaatatgtatgtatataaatttatgatttattaaattatgtacTTTTTCAAACTTGTAGTTGTCCTTACCATTAATACAGAGGTCATATATAGccttaataatatttctattcATATTTCAATCATATGCAGCAAAAAATCTTATCatattttccttaaaataaaaatataccttTTGATTGACAATCTACCATTCAACAGAGTTTcgtatatacaaaaaatttcattGTTTTTATACTTTACAAATTACTCATAATATAGTTCTCATCATTTTTCTCGTGTATCTTtcatgtatgcatatttaaCATATTCTCATATGGAAATGTGCAAATTCTGTTTCTTCTTTTGTATCTCATTTTGTCCCTCAAAGTTTTCTTTTTACGCGATAGGCTGGTACTACTGACGTAACGGTATAAATGAccataaacaaataaatatacaaatatttatatatatatatatatatatacatacatttatatatgtatgtatacatatatgtatacgtatatgcacataaaaacacttgtatattttttttcccttcttttttcttctatcaATTGATGCTTCTTTCCAgtcaaaaaatatagttcATAAATAGCGTGGTATAATTGCAGCTTAAAGAAAGAGTTGACTTCGATTATTAGTAACGTTAATTGCAGGtgcaaatattaaaataatttagaaagTTTTGGAAAAGCATTGAAAATGATcagaaaaaagataaaaattgcATTTTCGTTTATGTGCATGTGCAATTTGTGATTGCAAGTTTtgataaatttcttttacttttatcgaaaaaaaaaaaaagaaaaaagaaaaaagaggtAAGAActtgaatttattttatatacattgtTCTTACTGTTTTTacaaaatcaaaaaaattgcaaCAAAAAATTCAATCCATTTAGTGTAATCAAATCATTGACAAAGAGTTAATGTGCGGCATCCTACCAGAATGTATGGATGTATTTACTTGTAAATctgaacaaatatataattacgcATATTATAACATGTTTAAGTATTGGTAAAAATTTCTACATATTTtaagatatttttaaaataagttaGACTATGCATTTCACACCTCCACTTGTCGAGACAGCGATTTCAAGTTGtttcttaataaataatgatttttttttaacatcactgaatattaaatatgaagCAGTTTCTTTTAGGTTACGCTATTATGCTATACTTTGCTTTAATTTACTttacctttttctttttctttttctttttttttttttttgtatcatTACTATAACAAAATTGGTGGCaagtaaaaaagtattaagaGAATGCTATTGTTAAACTATGGCCATAGT
This genomic interval from Plasmodium brasilianum strain Bolivian I chromosome 13, whole genome shotgun sequence contains the following:
- a CDS encoding protein kinase, which codes for MKNYSAEKEAGEGTIGGGTKKEIRCTPLNSDNDKCYEDNHDISGYSLNKFCSISLRTILSRKKKKLRKILSCVPSKKYSKLYPHKRTNNLIYKVGKKSRYFLNRTNYKVLFSPSNFEKSILSLYKINYSVLKKCNYVKRKIFHIFRKNELRTKHSSYAIYDSYDKKLKNIFINFIFRHHTYIYFIFNIDEKYLSLLRNKFIFNTVITSKKKGLSKPCNFMLSKKRVLRTVNRKMTKYEKRYHCLIDVILRLIRKKNLIITFCSNIKYITVLMIEIENFEKIIKYLLILKNFITTYKQFFVNVLGFFSHHKLYSCRDISSGLLYRENVFVQKRDDNFTFIQRNNNDRKASTCVHVSGIDDKLFHQMCFSFIYLFIQVFITYVQLLLSGLTKYKEDAKKRYILFKIIVSNTYGILRIRKRKKTENNILINSRGNIFFLLKGMTSRRKIRSRLYRSCTFISLIDTVVKTLNKDWIRLSLFFHNSRWINYIGRILIDFLLTLLRGINIRYSQNEKIELTFKNNKHTKYRMYEQKMENLFTQIEYQIIYMFFKKKFLYCFEKFLMLNNDKYSMEGDHTNFIKTAENIIYTIIYNSKGEKRILFYKYYKIYIEIVHMIRETNVTKKKKHTFVNYFYTSNGETLKRDSGNDCSSSSSWGKIFGKKNLPQHRHEFYVQITNRIFLLYVMLSYLKKSKRATKFMKIFLKIFFLISEQKNFALQFYFYKIKILEHLLNYTDNSTLGGRKFHHTSIGNLSNIFPLNGKQLPYGKGAKKGKNKGKRKKQFLDNFHYSLNSSSKEECRKSNTKNVFIPQISLNRIFNSSKFSVENNTKVFSTSRFVEPSFHSSSSNRLDHQSIGSCRSHSLREERSKSSSSKCYYWKNKNLRSHKKYTMSEGYIRISKCNKNSAYCSNSLGGKNNYPDSMIVSHVKNKHESKFVNKYNESPSIMKWTILLIFSLIISYNKKDLNNFYFNENFYDDYKKVNKYIERKIFTKNNKIKILHLKNFLKILNKLFSFHRLVNSEHLPIMNILQSYLNSGKSSCKGSWKSNCNGKKSGNGNRKRVNEMVHRAVRLTQNNEQLQILYNISIIKNLTHLKFLKKINEDGNGKIYMCSYSVFSDQPFIMKLISIKKDVNENYIFKNIFNEIKCLLKFQYVNSRICQVYEYGVVKNDDNRNYFTYYILMKYYDCNLKQYINNLHSNYLEQREIIKNEEFPSPPSKKENKTSNLHLRRRKILQKLTIKKKKKKKNHAFCEKKKQLYKNKSITFYYHVMKKITHMRIIDLQYALLVLKIFNQIVEQIMSIHKRGIVHFDINTSNILMNYSELIPLLICCNTSHKKVMFSEKGEVSFPKECNTSPNAVATYSYTATSAVISTTVNVSGLQRKDDNIMIRYLNVPQVPAICVESRKVSIGHGLIYIPSIVINDFGESKFFFNNNDFLFFRINRGNEILSSPELMMNNNWRKKVCHVVTKGAHVGKETNNRGNECAKFKNIIKRRDKLLAPFTRKNNCNRIRKRTNSFGSYESLSFKPCKCLEKIVAIIKKKLQKKHKFEKRKMYIQKSDIWLLGCVLFEMFTNESLMNVHNFLYIKIYEKKDLLDEIIYKKIKNNFEEIYHFFNYFFQFDLKKRKSLNDIYIHIKVIYNTYVKKLKKERELLRIIQRNIAHDYRMYSDSNKDDRGNLFHNMIHIGYDTYFFDSKTVKYYKKIDRLLYYEEKGKRNGDYYLYSKKKFLTFLILTRLQRKRSLFTDKCNFVFYTFNNKVYFGQYSSNMCKAHDCSRIPFSIEKVKKILHFLITHNIVKIYNFYFIFKMNEGVKGFLRLNNLNKRMIYSFSSIFCEESIPSDSRRNSDVTNVQVLYFKKKLFYKKSKNTKKVFYKYLNFLSSKKYKPIFKKFCKYSKIKIYNKNDLKNLSYFFLFFFINTHLKLHTNSIDENKKYFFILNSDQNCEYNSFYNTHILSYNFSNVFLCFFFFVIFEINIEELFFFFKTDTTVSFSDMDISLFKEIMNNFF